A genomic window from Longimicrobiales bacterium includes:
- a CDS encoding M28 family metallopeptidase — MTARLLAVAAVTLIGAAPCRAQTIPQDYRAPADRLIDAALGDSAAFDRLTTLVDRFGHRLSGSESLERALDWIMEQMRADGLDNVRGEPVMVPHWVRGEESAELVSPRPRVLPMLGLGGSVATPAGGLEAEVLVVGSFEELQDRADEARGRMVLFDVPFTTYGETVRYRTGGAVAAARAGAVASLLRSVGPYSMQTPHTGTMSYEEGVPRIPAAAITVEDAMQLHRMQDRGDRIVVRLVMNARTLPDAESRNVVAEIRGTELPDEVVVLGGHIDSWDVGQGAMDDAGGSVAAWEAVRLMHELGMRPRRTVRVVLWTNEENGLRGGTAYRDQHRDELADHVLAIESDAGVFKPLGFGFSGSDSAYAIMRQIGSLLERIDAGDMARGGGGADIGPIMELGVPGAGLNVDGTRYFWYHHSDADTIDKLDAREFNECVAALAVLAYIVADMPDRLPRAEE, encoded by the coding sequence ATGACCGCCCGCCTGCTCGCCGTTGCGGCAGTAACTCTGATCGGTGCCGCTCCGTGCCGTGCCCAGACGATCCCGCAGGATTACCGCGCACCGGCCGACCGGTTGATCGATGCCGCGCTCGGAGACAGTGCTGCGTTCGACCGTCTGACCACACTCGTGGACCGATTCGGCCACCGGCTGAGCGGCAGCGAGAGTCTCGAGCGTGCGCTCGACTGGATCATGGAGCAGATGCGCGCGGACGGACTGGACAACGTGCGCGGCGAGCCCGTGATGGTTCCCCACTGGGTGCGCGGCGAGGAGTCGGCCGAGCTGGTGTCACCGCGTCCGCGCGTGCTCCCGATGCTGGGCCTGGGCGGCAGTGTCGCCACGCCTGCCGGCGGTCTCGAGGCGGAGGTGCTCGTCGTGGGCAGCTTCGAGGAGCTGCAAGACCGCGCGGACGAGGCCCGTGGCCGGATGGTGCTGTTCGACGTCCCCTTCACCACGTATGGGGAGACGGTGCGCTACCGGACGGGTGGTGCTGTTGCGGCCGCACGTGCGGGCGCCGTCGCATCCCTTCTGCGGTCGGTGGGGCCCTACTCGATGCAGACGCCGCATACGGGCACGATGTCGTACGAGGAGGGCGTGCCCCGCATTCCCGCCGCGGCGATCACCGTGGAGGACGCGATGCAGCTGCATCGCATGCAGGATCGTGGCGACCGTATCGTCGTGCGACTCGTCATGAACGCACGGACACTGCCGGACGCGGAGTCGCGCAACGTGGTTGCCGAGATCCGCGGCACCGAGCTGCCGGACGAGGTGGTGGTATTGGGCGGCCACATCGATTCCTGGGATGTCGGTCAGGGCGCCATGGACGATGCCGGCGGGTCCGTCGCGGCGTGGGAGGCGGTGCGACTGATGCACGAGCTGGGCATGCGTCCGCGCCGTACGGTTCGCGTAGTGCTCTGGACCAACGAGGAGAACGGTCTGCGCGGCGGCACCGCGTACCGCGACCAGCATCGTGACGAGCTCGCTGATCACGTGCTGGCGATCGAGTCCGACGCCGGCGTATTCAAGCCGCTCGGCTTCGGCTTCAGCGGCAGCGATTCCGCGTACGCCATCATGCGGCAGATCGGCTCGCTGCTGGAGCGCATTGATGCGGGCGACATGGCCCGTGGCGGCGGCGGCGCCGACATCGGTCCGATCATGGAGCTCGGCGTACCCGGCGCCGGCCTGAACGTCGACGGCACGCGCTACTTCTGGTACCATCACTCCGACGCCGATACGATCGACAAGCTGGACGCGCGCGAGTTCAACGAGTGCGTCGCGGCACTGGCCGTGCTCGCGTACATCGTTGCCGACATGCCGGACCGTCTGCCCCGCGCCGAGGAGTGA
- a CDS encoding DUF4105 domain-containing protein, whose protein sequence is MHRIPSFAAVVLAVLSAVLQPSTPVSGQEPAREPGSQLTVYLATMGPGDAVWEKFGHNAIWIRDAQTRSTIAYNYGIFDFQQERFIPRLMKGRMLYSMGVDDAENSLAAYSYFNRSVTLQRLNLTPAQRHALREFLEWNWLPQNRDYLYDYFRDNCSTRVRDALDRALGGALGDALKGVPTGTTYSSHSLRLTAAAPATYTGLMLGLGLPTNRPIDAWEESFIPMELMRHVRTIQVTDPDGRVVPLVAEEVAAFEANREPPADAAPDRLWIYLLIGVLCATLLLLLAHAGRTRPIARAGVALAIFFWGVATGFFGLILAMLWLFTDHTAAYPNMNLLHVNPLGLLLAAAAPFAVIGSRTSHVARLAWPVAVALAVFSVLGLLLHGFSGLRQLNGPLVALLLPVHIAVVGALYHGRTAVPSPTEDAAARMTAAAAA, encoded by the coding sequence GTGCATCGCATTCCATCCTTCGCGGCGGTTGTGCTGGCCGTTCTGTCCGCCGTGCTCCAGCCTTCCACGCCGGTGTCCGGGCAGGAGCCCGCGCGCGAGCCTGGTTCCCAGCTGACCGTGTATCTCGCGACCATGGGTCCGGGCGACGCCGTGTGGGAGAAGTTCGGACACAACGCGATCTGGATCCGCGATGCACAGACACGCAGCACCATCGCATACAACTACGGCATCTTCGATTTCCAGCAGGAGCGGTTCATTCCGCGGCTGATGAAGGGCCGCATGCTCTACAGCATGGGCGTCGATGACGCGGAGAACTCCCTGGCCGCGTACTCCTATTTCAATCGGTCGGTCACGCTTCAGCGGCTGAACCTGACGCCCGCCCAGCGCCACGCGCTGCGTGAGTTCCTCGAGTGGAACTGGCTGCCGCAGAACCGCGACTACCTGTACGACTACTTCCGCGACAACTGCTCCACGCGCGTGCGCGACGCGCTCGATCGTGCCCTGGGCGGCGCACTCGGCGATGCCCTGAAGGGTGTACCGACCGGCACCACGTACAGCTCGCACAGCCTGCGCCTCACTGCGGCCGCGCCGGCGACGTACACGGGACTGATGCTGGGACTCGGGCTGCCGACGAACAGGCCGATTGATGCGTGGGAGGAGTCGTTCATTCCGATGGAGCTGATGCGACACGTGCGCACGATCCAGGTGACCGATCCCGATGGCCGGGTCGTGCCGCTGGTGGCCGAGGAAGTGGCTGCGTTCGAGGCGAATCGCGAGCCGCCGGCCGACGCCGCGCCGGACCGCCTGTGGATCTACCTGCTGATCGGCGTTCTGTGCGCCACGTTGCTCCTGCTCCTCGCCCATGCCGGCCGGACGCGCCCCATCGCCCGTGCAGGTGTCGCGCTCGCTATTTTTTTCTGGGGTGTCGCCACTGGGTTCTTCGGTCTGATCCTCGCCATGCTCTGGCTGTTCACCGATCATACGGCCGCCTACCCGAACATGAACCTGCTCCACGTGAACCCGCTGGGCCTCCTGCTGGCCGCCGCCGCACCGTTCGCGGTCATTGGCAGCCGCACCTCGCACGTGGCCCGGCTGGCATGGCCGGTGGCCGTCGCGCTCGCCGTATTCTCCGTGCTGGGCCTGCTGCTGCATGGGTTTTCAGGTCTGCGCCAGTTGAACGGGCCGCTCGTCGCGCTGCTTCTGCCCGTCCACATCGCCGTTGTCGGCGCACTGTACCATGGAAGGACTGCCGTTCCGTCCCCGACAGAGGACGCGGCGGCCCGGATGACCGCGGCTGCGGCCGCATGA
- a CDS encoding OmpA family protein produces MTTMLRNSTTIVALAAVLSGCSSLNQTQRGAAIGAGAGGAVGAAVGAATGSTARGAIIGAAVGGVAGAVIGSQMDKQREELAEDLEGARVERYGEGVLVTFDSGLLFDFDSSVVKGAARSNLTDLANSLREYPDTEVLIVGHTDSQGSDSYNQGLSERRAAAAKNFLVTQGVPANRIRTEGLGEMEPVASNDTDAGRAQNRRVEVAIFASEEYREELIRRHGR; encoded by the coding sequence ATGACAACGATGCTACGGAATTCCACGACGATTGTCGCGCTGGCGGCAGTGTTGAGTGGCTGCTCGAGCCTGAATCAGACGCAGCGCGGTGCCGCCATCGGGGCGGGCGCCGGTGGTGCGGTCGGTGCCGCCGTGGGCGCGGCGACGGGCTCGACGGCGCGCGGCGCGATCATCGGCGCGGCGGTCGGCGGTGTGGCCGGTGCGGTGATCGGGTCGCAGATGGACAAGCAGCGCGAGGAGCTCGCGGAGGATCTCGAGGGAGCCCGCGTGGAGCGTTACGGCGAGGGCGTGCTCGTGACGTTCGATTCGGGACTGCTGTTCGATTTCGACTCGTCGGTGGTGAAGGGCGCAGCGCGCTCGAACCTCACGGATCTGGCCAACAGCCTGCGTGAGTACCCTGACACGGAAGTCCTGATCGTCGGTCACACCGACTCGCAGGGCTCCGACAGCTACAACCAGGGCCTGTCCGAGCGCCGCGCTGCGGCCGCGAAGAACTTCCTGGTCACACAGGGCGTGCCGGCCAACCGCATTCGCACCGAGGGTCTGGGCGAGATGGAGCCGGTCGCCTCGAACGACACGGACGCGGGCCGCGCGCAGAATCGCCGCGTCGAGGTCGCGATCTTCGCGAGTGAGGAGTACCGCGAGGAGCTGATCCGCCGCCACGGCCGATAA
- a CDS encoding FtsX-like permease family protein yields MRAPFWLKLAAREMRASGRRLAVYMGAITLGVAALVAINSFRAQVVESVDSESKALLGADLRISSNRAFPDSITGILDSASMAGVPVSRVTTALTVALTQDGAVRLAQVRAVAGGYPFYGEMVTEPAGLWPRVQEARTALAEQSLMEQLGAEVGDSIRLGAVWFEIRGVLTSLPPELSFRNAVGPRVYISESMLAETGLLRFGSIARYEAYLQIRDDLELQQFVDRNHAVFSRAGVGFETAAEQAEDLAQALENLGRFLGLVGLSALLLGGLGVASAVNVFVKEKRRTVAVLRCLGATQRTAFGAYLLQATLIGSLGALLGALLGVGIQALLPLMIGTALPITVPFAVQWDVVAIGVATGALVAATFALLPLLAVRGISPLRALRHDVDEPARRFDPWRIAAFLLIIASVAAVSIWQARLWQAGLLYAGALIAGMGILWVCARLLIMLTRRVARTGAAIARRGHSGAARRRAFTTRQGIANLYRPRNQTAAVTMSLGFGVFLVATLWVVQQNLLSWLAPADGAPQPNLIFFDIQRDQLDEMRSLMGRHADAPAELVPIVPARLTSINGRTVDQLLEERPRRVEPWALRREYRHTYRDTLTSTEALVEGAWFDEAAAAPPRIARVSVEQDVARNLDVSVGDSITWDITGVSIESVITSVRTVDWARFETNFFFVFEPGVLEQAPQSAVSLVAVENDSARTTLQREVVQQFPNISVVDIATVQRVLRRIIDRVTYAIRFMAAFSVGAGTLVLFGAIAASRFQRVRESALLRALGATRAQVRRILLVEYAALGALAGLTGVLLAGIAGWLLTRFVFSMPYTLPIATLALIWLLVTVAAALLGMLNSREALRSTPLTVLREADMG; encoded by the coding sequence GTGCGCGCGCCGTTCTGGCTCAAGCTCGCAGCGCGGGAGATGCGCGCGAGCGGCCGCAGACTCGCCGTGTACATGGGCGCGATCACACTCGGCGTAGCGGCGCTGGTTGCCATCAACTCGTTCCGCGCGCAGGTAGTCGAGTCCGTCGACAGCGAATCGAAGGCTCTGCTCGGCGCGGACCTGCGCATCAGCAGCAATCGCGCGTTCCCCGACAGCATCACCGGCATCCTGGATTCGGCGTCGATGGCAGGCGTGCCGGTGTCGCGTGTCACGACCGCACTGACCGTTGCGCTGACGCAGGACGGCGCCGTCCGGCTGGCGCAGGTGCGTGCCGTGGCCGGCGGATACCCGTTCTATGGCGAGATGGTGACGGAGCCGGCAGGGCTCTGGCCACGCGTGCAGGAGGCGCGTACGGCACTGGCCGAGCAGTCACTGATGGAACAGCTCGGTGCCGAGGTCGGCGACTCGATACGGCTCGGCGCGGTGTGGTTCGAGATACGCGGTGTGCTCACATCCCTCCCCCCCGAGCTCTCGTTCCGTAACGCCGTGGGTCCGCGCGTCTATATCAGCGAGAGCATGCTGGCTGAGACCGGCCTGCTCCGCTTCGGCTCGATCGCGCGCTACGAGGCGTACCTCCAGATCCGCGATGACCTGGAGCTCCAGCAGTTCGTCGACCGCAATCACGCCGTGTTCAGCCGCGCCGGCGTCGGCTTCGAGACGGCTGCCGAGCAGGCGGAGGACCTTGCGCAGGCGCTCGAGAACCTCGGCCGTTTTCTCGGACTGGTCGGCCTGAGTGCCCTGCTGCTCGGCGGGCTGGGTGTCGCGAGTGCGGTGAACGTGTTCGTGAAGGAGAAGCGCCGTACGGTCGCCGTGCTGCGCTGTCTCGGGGCCACACAGCGTACTGCGTTCGGAGCATACCTGCTTCAGGCGACGCTGATCGGATCCCTGGGCGCACTGCTCGGCGCGCTGCTCGGCGTCGGCATCCAGGCGCTGCTGCCGCTGATGATAGGCACTGCGCTTCCCATTACCGTGCCGTTTGCCGTGCAGTGGGATGTCGTCGCGATCGGCGTGGCCACCGGCGCGCTCGTAGCGGCGACATTCGCGCTGCTCCCGCTGCTCGCGGTGCGCGGCATCTCACCGCTGCGCGCACTCCGTCACGACGTGGATGAGCCGGCGCGCAGGTTTGATCCGTGGCGCATTGCGGCCTTCCTGCTGATCATCGCCAGCGTCGCCGCCGTATCGATATGGCAGGCGCGTCTGTGGCAGGCCGGGCTCCTGTACGCGGGAGCGCTGATCGCCGGCATGGGCATCCTCTGGGTCTGTGCCCGCCTGCTCATCATGCTTACCCGACGCGTCGCACGGACGGGCGCCGCCATCGCCCGGCGCGGACACAGCGGCGCCGCGCGCAGGCGCGCGTTCACGACACGTCAGGGCATTGCCAACCTGTACCGCCCGCGCAATCAGACTGCGGCCGTGACAATGTCGCTGGGGTTCGGCGTCTTTCTCGTGGCCACCCTCTGGGTGGTGCAGCAGAACCTGCTGTCATGGCTGGCGCCCGCCGACGGCGCGCCGCAGCCGAACCTGATCTTCTTCGACATCCAGCGCGACCAGCTCGACGAGATGCGATCGCTCATGGGCCGGCATGCCGACGCGCCGGCGGAGCTGGTGCCTATCGTGCCCGCGAGGCTGACTTCCATCAACGGCCGCACCGTCGACCAGCTGCTCGAGGAGCGGCCGCGTCGGGTGGAGCCGTGGGCGCTCCGACGCGAATACCGCCACACATATCGCGATACGCTCACCAGCACGGAGGCGCTGGTGGAGGGTGCCTGGTTCGACGAGGCCGCAGCGGCGCCGCCCCGTATCGCCCGTGTGTCGGTCGAACAGGATGTCGCGCGCAACCTCGACGTCAGCGTCGGCGACAGCATCACGTGGGACATCACGGGCGTCAGCATCGAATCGGTCATCACGAGCGTGCGGACGGTCGACTGGGCGCGGTTCGAGACGAACTTCTTCTTCGTCTTCGAGCCCGGCGTGCTGGAGCAGGCGCCACAGAGCGCCGTATCGCTGGTGGCTGTCGAGAACGACTCGGCGCGTACGACGCTCCAGCGCGAGGTCGTCCAGCAGTTCCCCAACATCTCCGTGGTCGACATCGCAACGGTGCAGCGGGTACTCCGCCGTATCATCGATCGCGTCACATACGCCATCCGGTTCATGGCCGCGTTCAGCGTCGGCGCCGGCACGCTCGTGCTGTTCGGTGCGATCGCCGCATCGCGCTTCCAGCGCGTGCGCGAGAGTGCACTCCTGCGCGCGCTCGGTGCAACACGCGCACAGGTGCGGCGCATCCTGCTCGTCGAGTATGCGGCACTCGGCGCGCTCGCGGGCCTCACGGGTGTGCTGCTCGCCGGTATCGCCGGCTGGCTGCTCACGCGATTCGTCTTCAGCATGCCCTACACCCTGCCCATCGCCACACTCGCGCTGATCTGGCTGCTGGTCACGGTCGCCGCGGCGCTGCTCGGGATGCTGAACAGCCGTGAAGCGCTCAGGAGCACGCCGCTGACTGTGCTGCGCGAAGCCGACATGGGGTGA
- a CDS encoding ABC transporter ATP-binding protein: MMIIARNLGQTYRSGTEPLTVLRDVDLEIAQNEFVAILGPSGSGKTTLLGLLAGLDTPATGSVQLAGAALSELSEDERARFRAVNIGFVFQTFQLVPTLTALENVLVPLELAGTPGSAGDLEDRARRLLDRVGLGDRTDHYPQQLSGGEQQRVALARAFASEPRILFADEPTGNLDGETGGRIIDLLVRLNEESATTLVLVTHDLELARRAGRIIRLASGRVISDERQG; encoded by the coding sequence ATGATGATCATCGCACGCAATCTGGGTCAGACGTACCGGAGCGGCACAGAGCCGCTGACGGTGCTGCGCGACGTCGATCTCGAGATCGCACAGAACGAGTTCGTGGCCATCCTGGGACCGTCCGGGAGCGGCAAGACGACGCTGCTCGGCCTGCTCGCAGGACTTGATACACCGGCAACGGGGAGCGTTCAGCTGGCCGGCGCAGCACTCAGCGAGCTCAGCGAAGATGAGCGCGCCCGTTTTCGCGCCGTCAACATAGGCTTTGTGTTCCAGACGTTCCAGCTGGTTCCGACGCTGACCGCACTGGAGAATGTGCTCGTGCCGCTCGAGCTGGCCGGCACACCGGGCAGCGCGGGCGATCTCGAGGATCGCGCGCGCAGGCTGCTCGATCGCGTCGGTCTGGGCGACCGCACGGATCACTATCCGCAGCAGCTGTCGGGAGGTGAGCAGCAGCGGGTCGCGCTGGCGCGTGCATTCGCCAGCGAGCCCAGGATCCTGTTCGCGGACGAGCCGACGGGCAATCTCGACGGGGAGACGGGCGGGCGCATCATCGATCTCCTGGTGCGGCTGAACGAGGAGAGCGCGACGACGCTCGTGCTGGTGACGCACGATCTGGAGCTGGCACGGCGCGCCGGGCGCATCATCCGTCTCGCGTCGGGCCGCGTCATCTCCGACGAGCGACAGGGCTGA
- a CDS encoding arylesterase, whose amino-acid sequence MRRIILAILTLTLTACGRPAEDVPGRTGEPDPGSDAATVERAEPATTAARTNRDDSAATILFVGTSLTAGYGVGAEQAYPAVLQQKIDSAGLRYRVVNAGISGETSAGGLRRIDWSLQQPTDVLVVELGANDGLRGLDPAAMRSNLDGILARARELHPDVAIVVIGMEAPPNLGTDYGARFRNVFTDIARQYDAALVPFLLDGVAADPALNLDDGIHPNAEGHRILARTVWEVLGPVLAARVADG is encoded by the coding sequence ATGCGGCGGATAATACTCGCGATCCTGACGCTCACGCTAACGGCGTGCGGCCGGCCGGCGGAGGATGTGCCGGGCCGGACCGGGGAGCCCGACCCCGGCTCTGACGCGGCCACGGTCGAGCGTGCGGAGCCGGCCACGACCGCGGCGCGCACGAACCGCGACGACAGCGCTGCGACCATCCTGTTCGTCGGAACGAGCCTCACAGCCGGGTACGGCGTCGGCGCCGAGCAGGCTTACCCGGCCGTGCTCCAGCAGAAGATCGATTCCGCCGGACTGAGGTATCGCGTGGTGAACGCGGGCATCAGCGGTGAAACGTCCGCAGGCGGGCTGCGCCGCATCGACTGGTCGCTGCAGCAGCCGACGGATGTCCTCGTGGTCGAGCTCGGCGCCAACGATGGGCTCCGCGGGCTCGATCCCGCCGCAATGAGGAGCAACCTGGACGGTATCCTGGCGCGCGCACGCGAGCTCCATCCCGACGTCGCCATCGTCGTCATCGGGATGGAGGCGCCGCCGAACCTCGGGACCGACTACGGCGCGCGGTTCCGCAATGTGTTCACGGACATCGCACGACAGTACGACGCCGCGCTCGTGCCGTTCCTGCTCGACGGTGTGGCCGCCGATCCGGCACTGAATCTCGATGACGGCATCCACCCGAATGCCGAAGGCCATCGCATTCTTGCCCGGACCGTCTGGGAGGTACTCGGTCCCGTTCTCGCCGCCCGCGTCGCGGACGGCTGA
- a CDS encoding HAD family hydrolase: MIRAVLLDVDGTLIDSNDAHARAWVDVGDEFGFEIEFGRVRWLIGMGGDRVLPDLTGLEEESDRGREMLDRRGAIFRERYLPRLGAFPGTHDLLKRLRGEGRKLVVATSASGKDLSALLKQADLEDLIDDSTNSDEAEESKPAPDIVEAALEKAGVPASEVVMLGDTPYDVKAAQQAGVRIIGLRCGGWNDHDLKGAVEVHDDPAGLLRLYDGSILGR, translated from the coding sequence ATGATCCGGGCAGTCTTGCTCGACGTGGATGGCACACTGATTGACAGCAACGATGCGCACGCGCGCGCATGGGTGGATGTGGGGGACGAGTTCGGGTTTGAGATCGAGTTCGGACGGGTACGGTGGCTGATCGGCATGGGCGGTGACCGCGTGCTGCCCGACCTGACGGGTCTGGAGGAGGAAAGCGACCGCGGCCGCGAGATGCTCGACCGGCGCGGCGCGATCTTCCGCGAGCGCTACCTGCCGCGACTGGGCGCGTTCCCGGGCACGCACGACCTGCTGAAGCGGCTGCGCGGTGAGGGCAGGAAGCTGGTGGTGGCGACTTCCGCGAGCGGGAAGGACCTTTCCGCACTCCTGAAGCAGGCGGATCTGGAGGACCTCATCGACGATTCGACGAACTCCGATGAAGCCGAGGAGTCGAAGCCGGCGCCGGACATCGTGGAGGCGGCGCTCGAGAAGGCGGGCGTGCCCGCGTCAGAGGTGGTGATGCTCGGGGACACGCCGTACGACGTGAAAGCCGCTCAGCAGGCCGGCGTCCGCATCATCGGTCTGCGCTGCGGCGGCTGGAACGATCACGACCTGAAGGGTGCGGTCGAGGTGCACGACGATCCGGCAGGACTGCTGAGGCTGTATGACGGAAGCATCCTTGGCCGCTGA
- a CDS encoding CDC48 family AAA ATPase — MTEQRQDGTKLQVAGAKPQDVGTGTARLSRKSMQSLGVREGEVIEIAGKRPTAALALPPYAEDEGLDVIRLDGLQRGNAGVSIGDHVSVKAAETKPARRIQLAPAQKNLRLVGSGEMLRRTLFQRPLVAGDIISTSIYQRNQMQQQPGSGVPDDLFRMFFEQPAFGLQEIRLRVISTVPRGVVQIAQDTEIELLPEFVELDEQRPAAVTYDDLGGLGETLGQVREMIELPLKHPELFQRLGIDPPKGVLLYGPPGTGKTLLARAVANEADARFFHIAGPEIMGRYYGESEQRLREVFQQAQQQSPSIIFIDEIDSIAPKREEVTGEVERRVVAQLLTLLDGLEPRQNVVVIGATNRVDAIDEALRRPGRFDREIIMGVPDVQGRREILAIHTRGMPLDEDVALDELARVTYGFVGADMSALAREAAMETLRRSVSGVDLDSGEIPREVIENLRVTRQDFMRALKRVQPSALREIMIEAPNVGWDDVGGLDEAKRELRDGVELPLRHPQSFERLGIRPAKGFLLFGPPGTGKTMLAKAVAREAEANFIATKSSNLLSKWYGESERQISRLFQRARQVAPTVIFIDEIDSLAPSRGGGLGEPAVTERVVNTLLAEMDGLEELRGVVVIAASNRPALLDPALLRPGRFDDLIYVPVPERDGRLHILKIHTRNMPLGDDVDLEAVAARTEGYTGADLEDVVRRAGLQALRDNLDVERVTMNYFEDALKETRASVTPEMDREYRDLIRTLKQESPRGGRIGFAIESEEAASPPPPRIAAS; from the coding sequence ATGACGGAACAAAGGCAGGACGGCACGAAGCTCCAGGTGGCGGGCGCAAAGCCGCAGGACGTGGGGACCGGCACGGCCCGATTGAGTCGCAAGTCGATGCAGTCGCTCGGCGTGCGAGAAGGCGAAGTGATCGAGATCGCCGGCAAGCGACCGACTGCCGCACTGGCGCTGCCGCCCTACGCCGAGGACGAGGGGCTCGACGTGATCCGGCTCGATGGCCTCCAGCGCGGCAACGCCGGCGTCAGCATCGGCGACCACGTCTCCGTGAAGGCCGCCGAGACGAAGCCGGCCCGTCGGATACAGCTGGCTCCGGCGCAGAAGAACCTGCGTTTGGTGGGCTCCGGTGAAATGCTTCGGCGCACGCTGTTCCAGCGGCCGCTGGTAGCAGGCGACATCATCTCCACATCGATCTATCAGCGCAACCAGATGCAGCAACAGCCCGGCAGCGGGGTGCCCGACGACCTGTTCCGGATGTTCTTCGAGCAGCCCGCCTTCGGTCTCCAGGAGATCCGGCTGCGCGTGATATCGACGGTGCCGCGCGGTGTCGTGCAGATCGCGCAGGACACGGAAATCGAGCTGCTCCCGGAATTCGTGGAGTTGGATGAGCAGCGGCCGGCCGCGGTCACGTATGACGATCTCGGCGGGCTCGGTGAAACGCTCGGCCAGGTCCGCGAGATGATCGAGCTGCCGCTGAAGCATCCCGAGCTCTTCCAGCGACTCGGCATCGATCCGCCCAAGGGCGTGCTGCTCTATGGCCCGCCCGGTACCGGCAAGACGCTGCTCGCGCGCGCCGTCGCCAATGAGGCCGATGCCCGCTTCTTCCATATCGCGGGTCCGGAGATCATGGGTCGGTATTACGGCGAATCGGAGCAGCGCCTGCGTGAGGTATTCCAGCAGGCGCAGCAGCAGTCGCCATCCATCATCTTCATCGACGAGATCGACTCGATCGCGCCGAAGCGGGAAGAGGTGACGGGCGAGGTCGAGCGCCGGGTGGTGGCGCAGCTGCTCACACTCCTCGATGGCCTGGAGCCGCGGCAGAACGTGGTCGTGATCGGAGCCACCAACCGCGTGGATGCCATCGACGAAGCGCTGCGCCGTCCCGGTCGCTTCGATCGCGAGATCATCATGGGCGTGCCGGACGTCCAGGGCCGCCGTGAGATTCTGGCCATCCACACGCGCGGTATGCCGCTTGACGAAGATGTCGCGCTGGACGAGCTGGCGCGCGTGACGTACGGATTCGTCGGCGCGGACATGTCGGCGCTGGCGCGCGAGGCGGCCATGGAGACTCTGCGCCGCAGTGTCTCCGGCGTGGACCTCGATTCCGGCGAGATCCCCCGTGAGGTGATCGAGAATCTGCGCGTGACGAGGCAGGACTTCATGCGTGCGCTCAAGCGCGTGCAGCCGTCCGCGCTGCGCGAGATCATGATCGAGGCACCGAACGTCGGCTGGGATGATGTCGGCGGTCTCGATGAAGCGAAGCGCGAGCTGCGCGACGGCGTCGAGCTGCCGCTGCGTCATCCACAGAGCTTCGAGCGTCTCGGCATTCGCCCCGCAAAGGGGTTCCTCCTGTTCGGCCCGCCCGGCACAGGCAAGACAATGCTCGCAAAGGCCGTCGCACGGGAGGCGGAAGCGAACTTCATTGCCACGAAGTCTTCCAACCTGCTGTCGAAGTGGTATGGCGAATCGGAGCGCCAGATCTCGCGGCTGTTCCAGCGCGCGCGCCAGGTCGCCCCGACGGTCATCTTCATCGACGAGATCGACTCACTCGCACCATCCCGCGGCGGTGGACTCGGTGAGCCGGCGGTCACCGAGCGCGTCGTGAACACGCTGCTCGCCGAGATGGATGGACTCGAAGAGCTGCGTGGTGTGGTGGTCATTGCCGCCTCGAACCGTCCGGCACTGCTGGATCCGGCACTGCTGCGGCCGGGCCGCTTCGACGATCTCATCTACGTGCCCGTGCCCGAGCGCGATGGCCGCCTCCACATCCTGAAGATCCACACGCGCAACATGCCGCTCGGTGATGACGTGGACCTGGAGGCCGTCGCTGCACGGACGGAAGGTTACACCGGCGCCGACCTGGAGGATGTGGTGCGGCGCGCCGGCCTCCAGGCGCTGCGTGACAACCTCGACGTCGAGCGGGTCACAATGAACTACTTCGAGGACGCCCTGAAGGAGACGCGCGCCTCCGTGACACCGGAGATGGACCGCGAGTACCGCGACCTCATACGCACGCTCAAGCAGGAGAGCCCGCGCGGCGGTCGCATCGGGTTCGCCATCGAGTCCGAGGAGGCAGCATCACCTCCGCCGCCGCGCATCGCTGCATCGTGA